One stretch of Halobacillus litoralis DNA includes these proteins:
- a CDS encoding acyltransferase family protein, which translates to MKRTMINEIFFIRAIACLCVVLIHSMTMTQHNYELFRMTDELMYMFKLTIMFATPVFVMISEFLLSYSYPDKLPKAFWKKRILYILVPYIVMAVIYSAYPLLVGTGFTWGRFMELFFKKGFLGLWHGYFVLIIFQFYALHFLLKKYFDRFPPFLMIGIALVINMFYLAIYNFSWFHDLSFVAALRPYYKLPFLGWIFYFTVAYYAGKNIDVFLSYIQKYKYYLLAGAALTGMVPLLMRYNHIYSVVSSKRFDVVLYTFFIFCLLYLIARQLKKTPTIVMWISSSSYGIYLLHPLFQFNTIDFLKSMPFYTNFGVHILLLFIIGVGGPILVTYLLNKVPYGAMIVGKFNTPKTSAPSKTKMKAS; encoded by the coding sequence ATGAAACGTACGATGATCAACGAGATTTTCTTCATCCGGGCGATCGCTTGCTTATGTGTCGTGCTCATCCATTCCATGACGATGACCCAGCATAATTATGAGCTGTTCCGAATGACGGATGAACTGATGTATATGTTCAAACTGACGATTATGTTTGCGACACCCGTTTTTGTTATGATTTCTGAATTCTTATTATCCTACTCTTATCCAGATAAACTTCCAAAAGCTTTTTGGAAGAAACGAATTTTATATATTTTAGTGCCTTATATCGTGATGGCTGTCATCTATTCTGCCTACCCTCTATTGGTAGGGACAGGCTTTACGTGGGGACGCTTTATGGAATTGTTCTTCAAGAAAGGCTTCTTAGGACTGTGGCACGGTTATTTCGTCTTAATCATCTTCCAGTTCTATGCGCTGCATTTCTTATTGAAGAAGTATTTCGATCGCTTCCCGCCATTCTTGATGATTGGTATCGCTCTTGTCATCAACATGTTCTATCTGGCAATTTATAATTTCAGTTGGTTTCACGACCTTTCATTTGTCGCTGCTCTACGACCTTATTATAAGCTGCCATTCCTTGGCTGGATCTTCTACTTTACGGTCGCCTATTACGCAGGGAAAAACATTGATGTATTCTTAAGCTACATTCAGAAGTATAAATACTATCTACTCGCAGGGGCAGCACTAACTGGTATGGTCCCGTTACTCATGAGATACAACCACATTTATTCGGTCGTATCCTCGAAGCGATTTGACGTCGTGCTTTACACGTTTTTCATCTTCTGTCTGCTGTATCTCATTGCGAGACAGCTGAAGAAAACACCGACAATCGTCATGTGGATCAGCAGCAGTTCCTATGGAATCTATCTGCTTCACCCGCTATTCCAGTTCAACACGATCGACTTTTTGAAAAGCATGCCTTTCTACACAAACTTCGGTGTGCACATCTTACTCTTATTCATCATTGGCGTTGGTGGTCCGATCTTGGTTACCTATCTATTGAACAAGGTACCATACGGAGCTATGATTGTCGGCAAGTTCAATACACCTAAGACATCAGCACCATCGAAAACAAAAATGAAGGCAAGTTAA
- a CDS encoding N-acetylmuramoyl-L-alanine amidase produces MLQNRIKMLVFLLALVTAAVWPSNVAKAASLSDIPDRSEEEINYLMNQGVLSGYPDGTFKPHKEVTREEAATLIARALKLDGTQRNTVFSDVSRYSYASGYIQSSYEQGAISGYPDGTYKPKETMTRGQMAVSVSNAFSLGSGSNGSYGDVSSYAYYYDAVKSVTSAGVAAGYPDGTYRPESAITREEFALFVARALNEQFRVSTDIDSYGERVVTADILNVRSGPSTGYSIVGKLSEGTTIEVHEDLGSWLKISYGSLNGYVHEDYTTSHSSSHIIAIDAGHGDGDGGATGNGLLEKEVNLDVAKRVQKYLVDAGIKVVMTRDDDTFVELEDRVDYAVNRNADTFVSIHSNSFYMESANGIETYYSSASLDDRARKSKQLATYIQNRLVPALDLADRGVKDVPYHVISETPLPSALVELGFVTNDTDASRLGSDYWRERAAKAIAQGIQDYYNWLD; encoded by the coding sequence ATGTTGCAAAATCGTATTAAAATGTTGGTGTTCCTTTTAGCTTTAGTCACTGCAGCTGTTTGGCCATCGAATGTGGCAAAAGCTGCTTCTTTATCGGATATACCTGATCGGTCGGAGGAAGAAATCAATTATTTGATGAATCAAGGAGTATTGAGCGGTTACCCGGATGGAACGTTCAAGCCCCATAAGGAAGTAACCAGAGAAGAAGCGGCGACACTAATTGCGCGGGCGCTCAAACTCGACGGTACTCAGAGAAACACGGTATTTTCAGATGTTTCACGTTACTCCTACGCTTCTGGATACATACAGTCTTCTTATGAACAAGGAGCCATTTCAGGATACCCTGATGGTACATACAAACCAAAAGAAACGATGACACGTGGACAAATGGCTGTTTCGGTCTCTAACGCTTTTTCATTAGGTTCCGGCAGTAATGGAAGTTACGGAGATGTCAGCTCATATGCGTACTATTATGACGCAGTCAAAAGTGTGACGAGTGCCGGGGTAGCGGCTGGATATCCGGACGGTACCTACCGACCGGAATCAGCGATTACAAGAGAAGAATTTGCGTTATTCGTAGCTCGTGCTTTGAATGAACAATTCAGAGTTTCCACGGACATTGATTCTTATGGAGAACGAGTGGTTACAGCAGATATTTTAAATGTCCGCTCCGGCCCGAGCACAGGTTATTCCATTGTCGGTAAACTCTCCGAGGGAACGACGATTGAAGTGCACGAAGATTTAGGTTCATGGCTGAAGATTTCTTATGGTAGTTTGAACGGTTATGTGCATGAAGATTATACGACAAGTCATTCGTCTTCGCATATCATTGCGATCGATGCAGGTCACGGTGATGGAGACGGTGGCGCAACAGGTAACGGGTTGTTAGAGAAAGAGGTCAACCTTGATGTAGCGAAACGTGTTCAGAAGTATTTGGTGGATGCAGGGATTAAGGTCGTCATGACAAGAGACGATGATACTTTTGTTGAATTGGAAGACCGCGTGGATTATGCCGTCAATCGTAATGCGGACACGTTCGTAAGTATCCATTCGAATTCTTTCTATATGGAAAGTGCCAATGGAATCGAAACTTACTATTCTTCCGCTAGTTTGGATGACCGGGCTAGAAAGAGTAAGCAGTTGGCGACTTATATACAAAATCGCCTGGTCCCTGCCCTCGACTTAGCGGATCGCGGTGTGAAGGATGTTCCTTATCATGTGATTAGTGAAACTCCATTACCGTCTGCCTTAGTAGAATTAGGGTTTGTAACGAATGATACCGATGCATCAAGACTCGGATCAGATTACTGGAGAGAGCGTGCAGCAAAAGCGATCGCACAAGGTATACAAGATTATTATAATTGGCTGGATTAA
- a CDS encoding PIG-L deacetylase family protein → MSRKETLMNISRPVNRPVTRRILKRHYSADLEVTSIEGEKKVLVLAPHMDDETIGPGATLRKHAEHGAEIHCLFMTDGGGSVSDLSEEELKQSRKDEIDQVMDILKLSDVSYMDLPDGGVSSSEKNIQFLKQKIEEVSPDVIYTTPYVDAHTDHTATAQLLADTLKQMDYRGIVRMYEINCAFPPDFINCLVDTSDQYGKKVQATEIFASQAIAFDGFLELNQLKGNLAKSPVQSAEGFIQLDKYAFITHCDTLKEKEINFPKTFKQVNRTDTLLWAIFKNYDQKKDFYRHSIK, encoded by the coding sequence ATGAGTAGAAAAGAAACCTTAATGAATATCTCAAGACCGGTCAACCGACCTGTCACGCGCAGAATATTGAAAAGACATTACAGTGCCGATTTAGAGGTCACTTCTATTGAAGGGGAGAAAAAAGTGCTTGTCCTGGCGCCTCATATGGATGATGAAACCATTGGTCCTGGAGCGACCCTTCGTAAACATGCCGAACATGGAGCGGAAATTCACTGCCTTTTCATGACCGATGGAGGCGGAAGTGTCAGTGATTTAAGTGAAGAAGAACTGAAGCAAAGCCGGAAAGATGAAATCGATCAAGTGATGGACATTTTGAAGCTATCCGATGTGTCTTATATGGACCTTCCTGATGGCGGCGTCTCAAGCAGCGAAAAGAATATTCAATTCTTAAAACAGAAGATCGAAGAAGTTTCACCTGATGTGATTTATACGACACCTTATGTGGATGCCCACACCGATCACACAGCAACCGCCCAGCTTCTCGCGGACACGCTGAAACAAATGGATTACCGAGGAATTGTCCGTATGTACGAAATCAATTGCGCGTTTCCACCGGACTTCATCAACTGCCTTGTCGACACATCCGATCAGTACGGTAAGAAAGTACAGGCGACGGAAATATTCGCTTCACAGGCGATCGCTTTCGACGGATTCCTTGAACTGAACCAATTGAAAGGGAATCTTGCTAAGTCACCCGTTCAATCGGCTGAAGGGTTTATCCAACTGGACAAGTATGCGTTCATCACACACTGTGACACGCTGAAGGAAAAGGAAATCAACTTCCCGAAAACGTTCAAGCAGGTGAACCGTACGGACACGCTGCTGTGGGCGATTTTCAAAAACTATGACCAGAAAAAAGATTTCTATCGTCACTCGATCAAGTAG
- a CDS encoding S8 family serine peptidase, translated as MNLKKTLILFFVFLLAFSHSVFAATGVPNKNLEGSTKSADKKTERVFSLEDDRENYGPNDEVRIIVELEDEPTIYSAQSLGKSYSELSEANKNKLREEALDAQAKVKAAIKKESVPMDYKQSFITVVNGFSGTVNFKAVEVIEALPNVGKVHITNEYQRPTEQPEMLYSKELVNAQKTWQEYGYKGEGMTVGVIDTGIDPEHKDMVLSDETDPEISKSDVDALRQSGELKGKYFTEKVPYGYNYADENDTVLDLGPDASMHGMHVSGTVGANGDEDNGGIKGVAPEAQILGLKVFGNDPEMPSTYGDIYIKAIDDAILLGADVINMSLGSTASFVDSEDPEQKAIARAVDNGVMMAISAGNSARLGDGFANPLASNPDIGVVGAPGLSTESLQVASFENEYLMLDGFNTRVDGEEGIPVPFLSASDVHPDTLAEGYHELVYAGLGRTPGDSEVNPEANDFDGVDVEGKIALIQRGESTFVSKTLNAQERGAKGVIIFNNVSGYISMASSGEIDIPQLAILKDLGESLRDQLQEGSTVEVSFEGEEVKSINPEFGNLSSFTSWGVTPNLDFKPEITAPGGNILSTLQDDEYGLMSGTSMAAPHVAGGSALVMQRLEDEFDLAGEDRVEMAKNLLMNTSVPQVDTGLYNDYYQSGLAFSPRRQGAGLMDLHAAMQTPAIVTEKETGLGKVALKEMDGKESFTLTVDNFSDENTVYNVSGTVQTDLVSDGENLVETQGIYKEGTISEESPYAGEFPIEITSNAGSEVDGEYQVLVPANSSIEIDVTVDLTDGIDWFGNQPLDEIFENGYFVEGFVTLEDPNDVNAPLNVPYVGFDGEWDQAPIVDDTIYEKDGDSFYGQSGLLAPYGSELHYLGVDPLLSEEEALVGSRNNIGFSPNEDGMADRVMPILSFLRNAKEVEFNILDEDMNELRTIRSLKEVRKNYFDGGAAPSYTIYDQGAWDGKVDGEYVEDGLYYYEVRSVVDYPDADWQSKVIPVRVDTTTPDLDVSYDSETKEVTWDAEDQGAGLSHFDVIVNGKGVTETPLAANTDTYTVNAEDVSSVKVVAYDYAGNTTTDSALEGEDGTVPYVTALTPLALEPISTKEVIVTGYVTDDSKVEKLTMNGKEAKLTWDAENERYAFNETISFKSDGFKEIEFHAVDDSGNDISFIRRFMIDSTSPELSIEGPHYTDQEEATLDVSMADNFDELRLTVNGDEAYAKAFKEPFEMRALEETLEHTVDLKDGKNTFTFELVDLAGNTTTKHITIYKSDNAPASFDDVADGYWAKDAIEKLNVAGVIYGYPNGNFGVNDDITRVQAAQMITRALGLETDNVEDPGFSDVEAGDYGYDAIAAIAEAGIMVGTPDGEFNPKATLKRSEMAKIVVDAYDLKGNTDDRFSDVPVAHWASSYINTLAANEITVGYPDGTFKPNKETTRAEFARFLAKAEDDRF; from the coding sequence GGGTTCCGAACAAAAATTTGGAAGGTTCAACCAAATCTGCAGATAAAAAGACGGAACGGGTATTTTCGCTGGAGGATGACCGTGAGAATTATGGACCAAATGATGAAGTACGAATCATTGTTGAGTTAGAGGACGAGCCTACTATTTATTCGGCTCAGAGCTTAGGAAAGAGTTACAGCGAATTATCTGAAGCGAATAAGAACAAATTGCGGGAGGAAGCTTTAGATGCGCAGGCGAAAGTGAAAGCTGCCATTAAGAAGGAATCCGTCCCGATGGATTACAAACAAAGCTTTATAACAGTCGTGAACGGCTTTAGTGGTACAGTGAATTTCAAAGCTGTAGAAGTGATTGAAGCTCTACCAAATGTCGGCAAAGTACATATCACAAACGAATACCAGCGCCCGACAGAACAGCCGGAGATGCTTTATAGTAAAGAGCTTGTCAATGCACAAAAAACTTGGCAGGAATATGGCTATAAAGGGGAAGGAATGACGGTAGGTGTCATCGATACAGGAATCGATCCAGAGCATAAGGACATGGTCCTTAGTGATGAAACAGATCCTGAAATCAGTAAGAGCGATGTCGATGCCCTACGTCAGTCCGGTGAATTGAAAGGGAAATATTTCACTGAAAAAGTCCCTTATGGTTACAACTATGCAGATGAGAACGATACGGTACTAGACCTGGGTCCTGATGCGAGTATGCACGGCATGCACGTTTCCGGAACAGTAGGTGCCAATGGTGATGAAGACAATGGGGGAATTAAAGGGGTTGCTCCGGAAGCTCAAATCCTCGGATTGAAAGTTTTCGGTAATGATCCTGAAATGCCTTCGACTTATGGAGATATTTATATTAAAGCGATTGATGATGCGATCCTTCTAGGAGCGGATGTCATCAATATGAGTCTTGGTTCAACAGCAAGTTTCGTAGATTCCGAAGATCCTGAACAGAAAGCGATTGCAAGAGCTGTCGATAATGGCGTCATGATGGCGATTTCTGCAGGTAACTCTGCGCGTTTGGGAGATGGATTCGCTAATCCGTTAGCTTCGAATCCTGATATCGGAGTCGTGGGGGCACCGGGGCTATCAACAGAGTCCCTGCAAGTGGCATCTTTTGAAAACGAATATTTGATGCTGGACGGATTCAATACACGGGTAGATGGGGAAGAAGGAATTCCTGTACCATTCCTTTCTGCAAGTGATGTGCATCCTGACACTCTAGCAGAAGGGTACCATGAATTGGTGTATGCTGGACTCGGACGCACACCAGGTGATTCAGAGGTGAACCCGGAGGCGAACGACTTTGATGGCGTGGATGTTGAAGGGAAGATCGCTCTTATTCAGCGTGGGGAATCCACATTCGTAAGTAAGACGCTGAATGCCCAAGAACGTGGGGCAAAAGGGGTCATTATCTTCAATAATGTTTCTGGTTATATCAGTATGGCATCCAGTGGAGAAATCGACATTCCTCAATTGGCCATTCTGAAAGATCTAGGAGAGAGTTTGAGAGACCAATTGCAGGAAGGCAGCACCGTTGAAGTTTCCTTTGAAGGGGAAGAAGTAAAATCGATCAACCCTGAATTCGGTAATCTTTCTTCTTTCACTTCATGGGGAGTGACACCAAACCTTGACTTCAAACCTGAAATCACTGCACCAGGTGGGAACATCCTATCCACTTTGCAAGATGATGAATATGGTTTGATGAGTGGTACATCCATGGCTGCTCCACACGTAGCTGGAGGCTCAGCGTTAGTCATGCAGCGCTTGGAAGATGAATTCGATCTTGCTGGTGAAGATCGTGTGGAAATGGCGAAGAACCTTCTTATGAACACGTCTGTACCGCAAGTAGATACAGGTTTGTATAATGACTACTACCAATCAGGACTTGCATTCTCTCCACGTCGACAAGGGGCAGGTCTGATGGATCTGCATGCGGCTATGCAGACGCCTGCCATCGTCACAGAGAAAGAAACTGGTTTAGGGAAAGTTGCTTTGAAAGAGATGGATGGCAAAGAATCCTTTACATTGACTGTTGATAACTTCAGTGATGAAAACACGGTGTATAATGTATCGGGTACCGTTCAGACGGACCTTGTATCAGATGGTGAAAACCTTGTAGAAACACAAGGAATCTACAAGGAAGGCACAATCAGTGAAGAATCACCGTACGCAGGTGAATTTCCGATTGAAATCACTTCCAATGCTGGAAGTGAAGTAGACGGGGAATATCAGGTCCTTGTACCAGCCAACTCTTCCATTGAAATTGACGTAACTGTCGATTTAACAGACGGAATTGACTGGTTCGGTAACCAGCCATTGGATGAAATCTTTGAAAATGGCTATTTCGTAGAAGGTTTCGTGACTCTGGAAGATCCTAATGATGTCAATGCACCACTTAATGTTCCTTATGTAGGTTTTGATGGGGAATGGGACCAAGCACCAATCGTTGATGATACCATCTATGAAAAAGATGGAGATTCTTTCTATGGTCAATCCGGTCTCCTTGCTCCATACGGATCTGAACTTCATTATCTAGGTGTAGACCCATTGTTAAGTGAAGAGGAAGCCCTTGTTGGTTCCCGCAATAACATCGGTTTCTCACCGAATGAAGATGGAATGGCTGATAGAGTCATGCCGATTCTTTCCTTCTTAAGGAATGCAAAAGAAGTAGAGTTTAATATTCTAGATGAAGATATGAATGAATTGCGTACCATTCGTTCCCTTAAAGAAGTAAGGAAAAACTACTTTGATGGAGGAGCTGCGCCATCCTATACGATATACGACCAAGGTGCATGGGATGGTAAAGTAGATGGAGAGTACGTTGAAGATGGTCTTTACTACTATGAAGTGAGATCTGTCGTCGACTATCCTGATGCTGATTGGCAGTCCAAAGTGATTCCGGTCCGTGTCGATACAACGACACCTGATTTAGATGTATCCTATGATTCGGAAACAAAAGAAGTTACATGGGATGCGGAAGATCAAGGAGCTGGACTATCTCATTTTGATGTCATTGTTAACGGAAAAGGTGTCACGGAAACACCATTAGCTGCAAATACAGATACTTACACTGTTAACGCAGAAGATGTTTCGAGTGTGAAGGTCGTCGCTTATGATTATGCAGGTAACACAACGACTGACAGTGCTCTTGAAGGTGAAGATGGAACGGTTCCATATGTGACAGCTCTTACACCTTTAGCTTTAGAACCGATAAGCACGAAAGAAGTAATCGTCACAGGATATGTAACAGATGATTCCAAAGTGGAAAAACTTACAATGAACGGTAAAGAAGCGAAACTGACATGGGATGCAGAAAATGAGCGTTATGCATTCAACGAAACCATCAGCTTCAAATCGGACGGGTTCAAAGAAATTGAATTCCATGCCGTTGATGACAGCGGAAACGATATTTCATTCATCCGCCGTTTCATGATTGACTCCACAAGTCCTGAGTTGTCCATTGAAGGACCGCATTATACGGATCAAGAGGAAGCAACGCTTGATGTCTCCATGGCAGACAACTTTGATGAACTTCGTTTAACGGTCAATGGTGATGAAGCTTATGCCAAAGCGTTCAAAGAGCCATTCGAAATGAGAGCTCTTGAAGAAACGCTCGAGCATACGGTCGACTTGAAAGATGGCAAGAACACGTTCACATTTGAACTAGTAGATCTTGCTGGCAATACAACGACGAAGCATATTACAATCTACAAATCTGACAACGCACCAGCTTCCTTCGATGATGTAGCGGACGGTTACTGGGCTAAGGATGCCATTGAAAAGCTTAACGTTGCTGGGGTCATTTACGGTTACCCGAATGGCAACTTCGGTGTGAATGATGATATTACACGTGTACAAGCGGCTCAAATGATTACGCGTGCGCTTGGTTTAGAGACAGACAATGTCGAAGATCCAGGATTCAGCGATGTTGAAGCGGGCGATTACGGTTATGATGCCATTGCTGCTATTGCCGAAGCAGGCATCATGGTCGGTACACCAGATGGTGAATTCAATCCGAAAGCCACGCTGAAGCGTTCTGAAATGGCGAAAATCGTTGTCGATGCCTATGACTTGAAAGGAAATACGGATGATCGATTCAGCGATGTTCCTGTCGCGCATTGGGCTTCCAGCTATATCAATACACTAGCAGCCAATGAAATTACCGTCGGTTACCCGGATGGAACGTTCAAGCCGAATAAAGAAACGACACGTGCAGAATTCGCTCGTTTCCTTGCGAAAGCAGAAGACGATCGTTTCTAA
- a CDS encoding C40 family peptidase: protein MRKFLTSIVAFATVFLLFTPNAFAGQSVRDQVVDIAFDYSGSPYVYGGTSPSGFDCSGFTQYVFGKAGIDLNRTSRQQYTQGEYVSRSNLQKGDLVFFGSPIWHVGIYIGNNKMISAENPTDDITVASLTGYWGRNYSGAKRVIEERETVTESAVEELPAGEYHDVNKYHWAYDHISHLGETGIINGYEGSLFKPDNKVTRAEAATMLSIALDLPTSSHSEYSDVSSSHWASDYINGVTAKGYFSGYEDGTFKPDEPIERAEIAALFTRAFNLDASGSGSFADLSSDHWAYEDIQTLSASSIATGYSDNTFKPGKETIRSEFAVFLYRALYQ from the coding sequence ATGAGAAAATTCTTAACGTCGATTGTCGCTTTTGCCACGGTTTTTCTACTATTTACACCAAATGCTTTCGCAGGACAAAGTGTTCGGGACCAAGTAGTAGATATCGCATTTGATTACTCAGGATCACCGTACGTTTATGGAGGCACATCGCCAAGTGGTTTTGACTGCTCAGGATTTACGCAGTATGTTTTCGGAAAAGCGGGCATCGACCTTAATCGAACTTCCCGTCAACAATATACGCAAGGCGAATATGTAAGCCGCTCCAATCTGCAAAAAGGAGACCTAGTCTTCTTCGGCAGCCCAATCTGGCACGTAGGTATATACATAGGAAATAACAAAATGATTTCAGCAGAAAACCCGACAGACGACATTACCGTTGCTTCTCTTACAGGTTATTGGGGCCGCAACTACTCCGGTGCGAAACGTGTCATTGAAGAGAGAGAAACGGTAACAGAATCTGCAGTTGAAGAACTTCCAGCAGGTGAATACCACGACGTGAACAAGTATCACTGGGCTTATGATCACATCAGCCACCTTGGAGAAACAGGCATCATCAACGGATATGAAGGAAGCCTATTCAAGCCAGACAACAAAGTTACACGTGCAGAAGCTGCTACCATGTTAAGCATCGCGCTGGACCTTCCGACTTCTTCTCATAGTGAGTATTCTGATGTATCTAGTTCTCACTGGGCATCTGATTACATCAACGGTGTTACAGCTAAAGGTTATTTCTCCGGATATGAAGACGGTACTTTCAAACCGGATGAGCCGATTGAACGTGCAGAAATCGCCGCACTATTCACTCGCGCATTCAACCTTGACGCAAGCGGATCCGGCAGCTTCGCTGACCTGAGTTCTGATCACTGGGCTTATGAAGATATCCAAACATTATCTGCAAGCTCCATTGCAACAGGTTATTCTGATAACACATTCAAGCCAGGTAAAGAAACAATTCGTAGTGAGTTCGCTGTATTCTTGTACAGAGCACTCTATCAATAA
- the murJ gene encoding murein biosynthesis integral membrane protein MurJ yields MKSKLGIASLLFIGATLLLKVSGLIRDMVIAYYFGDSYVADAYLAAFIIPNMLILFMTNGMKNALVPSYIESVEQNNGKRYLGQVFKGTLVLAFILSVIGMLIAPVLMPLLYPNFSEEATQIATWVTIIFFACISFVGMNSVLEAFFDAESKFSLSIVSQIIVILSSIGAAFLFANQIGAYSLALGYLAGTILSLIFKLFLVVPRKVMDVKQKIDWPEVKQFYWIFLPVGLTVAVGQVNLMVGTIFAGYQGEGAVTYINYAKNLVHMPQAIFGVTIATIIFPLLSKAVTANDNDQFKKGIEKGLTTMYLVLLPSVIGMMLLMPNLIELFYERGAFSNEATTATTQVAYFYFGSVVFFSLNNVINKGFYTMKKGHLILMISIGSIALNVVFNFLFAEWLGYLGIPLAASVMALFYTGACLIVFVKLVGGLDFKYLTIDYLKITLAVAAMSGAVIGFQQLITDWPNIVQIITVAITGGVVFAAVAFVLKTHAFLFLLRNVTKRKG; encoded by the coding sequence TTGAAATCGAAGTTAGGGATCGCAAGTCTATTATTTATCGGAGCGACACTGCTCCTGAAAGTCTCTGGTCTGATCAGGGATATGGTCATTGCCTATTATTTCGGAGATAGTTATGTCGCGGATGCGTATTTAGCTGCTTTCATTATCCCGAACATGCTCATTCTTTTCATGACGAATGGGATGAAAAATGCGTTAGTACCGAGCTATATCGAATCGGTAGAACAAAATAATGGAAAGAGATACTTAGGGCAGGTGTTCAAAGGGACGCTCGTCCTTGCCTTCATTCTTTCTGTCATCGGTATGCTGATTGCCCCTGTGCTCATGCCGCTGCTCTACCCGAACTTTAGTGAAGAAGCGACACAGATTGCGACATGGGTAACAATCATCTTTTTTGCCTGCATCTCCTTTGTCGGGATGAACAGTGTGTTGGAAGCGTTCTTTGATGCAGAGAGCAAATTCTCCTTATCGATCGTTTCACAAATCATCGTCATCTTAAGCTCGATCGGGGCGGCCTTTTTGTTCGCCAATCAAATTGGAGCTTATTCACTTGCACTCGGGTACTTGGCGGGGACGATCTTATCCTTGATCTTTAAGTTGTTCCTCGTTGTCCCGAGAAAAGTGATGGATGTGAAGCAGAAGATCGACTGGCCGGAGGTTAAACAGTTCTACTGGATCTTCTTACCCGTCGGGCTCACCGTAGCCGTCGGACAGGTAAACTTGATGGTCGGTACGATTTTCGCCGGATATCAGGGCGAAGGGGCCGTGACGTACATCAACTACGCGAAAAACCTTGTGCATATGCCACAGGCAATTTTCGGTGTGACGATTGCAACGATCATCTTCCCGTTGTTATCAAAAGCGGTCACCGCAAACGACAACGATCAGTTCAAGAAAGGCATCGAAAAGGGACTGACGACGATGTATCTCGTCCTACTACCTTCGGTTATCGGGATGATGCTGTTGATGCCCAACTTGATCGAGCTTTTTTACGAACGTGGAGCGTTTTCTAATGAAGCGACGACAGCTACGACCCAAGTGGCTTACTTTTATTTCGGTTCGGTCGTTTTCTTCAGTTTGAATAACGTCATCAACAAAGGATTCTACACGATGAAGAAAGGCCACCTGATTTTGATGATCAGTATCGGATCGATTGCACTCAATGTGGTGTTCAATTTCCTTTTTGCTGAATGGCTCGGATACTTGGGAATTCCACTCGCTGCATCCGTCATGGCTTTGTTCTACACAGGTGCGTGTTTGATCGTTTTCGTAAAACTCGTCGGTGGACTGGACTTCAAATATTTAACGATCGACTATTTGAAAATTACGTTGGCCGTTGCTGCGATGAGTGGAGCGGTGATCGGTTTTCAACAGCTGATCACCGATTGGCCGAACATCGTTCAAATCATAACAGTCGCCATCACTGGTGGCGTCGTGTTTGCCGCTGTTGCTTTTGTATTAAAAACACATGCCTTCTTGTTCTTGCTAAGAAATGTCACGAAACGTAAGGGGTAG